Proteins from one Desulfonema limicola genomic window:
- a CDS encoding IS4 family transposase, producing MDTSENIKLKLSEILTREEVNAIAKKTGFFQRTGKICPFDFLMVLIFRLAVSYPPALRLMVSFLEKNVSRSGLHQRFSEKAAEFVKCCLQTIIAKQTMKDQPVSIKLLEPFNRVIIQDSSSWDISPQLKEIYTGAGGSASKANCKLQFCYDYKTGSIILLEDTKGTEPDQAHGKQIKDIVKENDLILRDLGYSSYETFADIAQKKAYFCSRFLTTSDVWELIDGKYVKVDFEKIFKQNDAGVELNVFLKGKGKDQYLPIRLIAFPVPQEIANLRRSRLHKNAAKKGRTCSPKGLFLCDWSMFIINASEDLIPSKMIRTLYRIRWSIELVFKNWKSILKIHVSSVRKNHWRIKCELYAKLILAVMVHSIHQKVHYSTWTIKKKEISFDSLWKYIIARAESLHGAVKKSASEYVAIINSSLPSIIKVCEKYHQPSRKTTLQMIDEMIGDVQHFKIIGKNCLT from the coding sequence ATGGATACAAGTGAAAATATCAAATTAAAACTTTCTGAAATTCTTACTCGCGAAGAAGTTAATGCAATAGCCAAAAAAACCGGTTTTTTTCAAAGAACAGGCAAAATATGTCCATTTGATTTTTTAATGGTACTGATTTTCAGATTAGCAGTTTCATATCCTCCAGCATTAAGATTAATGGTGTCGTTTCTTGAAAAAAATGTCAGCAGATCCGGTTTACATCAACGTTTTTCTGAAAAAGCTGCCGAATTTGTTAAATGCTGTTTGCAAACAATTATAGCAAAACAAACAATGAAAGACCAGCCTGTTTCTATAAAACTACTGGAGCCTTTTAACCGGGTAATAATTCAGGACAGTTCGAGTTGGGATATATCTCCCCAATTAAAAGAAATATATACCGGAGCAGGCGGAAGTGCTTCAAAAGCAAACTGCAAGCTTCAATTTTGTTATGACTATAAAACAGGTTCCATCATATTGCTTGAAGATACCAAAGGCACTGAACCAGATCAAGCACATGGAAAACAAATAAAAGATATTGTTAAAGAAAATGACTTAATCCTGAGAGATCTCGGATATTCATCATATGAGACATTTGCAGATATTGCACAAAAAAAAGCATATTTTTGTTCACGCTTTCTCACGACATCAGATGTTTGGGAACTCATAGACGGCAAATATGTCAAAGTGGATTTTGAAAAAATTTTTAAACAAAATGATGCCGGTGTGGAATTAAATGTATTTTTAAAAGGTAAAGGAAAAGACCAGTATCTTCCGATTCGTTTGATTGCTTTCCCTGTTCCTCAGGAGATCGCAAATCTCAGAAGGAGCAGATTACATAAAAACGCTGCTAAAAAAGGACGAACCTGCTCTCCCAAGGGTTTATTTTTGTGCGACTGGTCAATGTTTATTATAAATGCTTCTGAAGATTTGATTCCTTCAAAAATGATTCGCACTCTTTATCGCATTCGCTGGAGCATCGAACTGGTTTTCAAAAACTGGAAATCAATTCTTAAAATTCATGTCAGCAGTGTGCGAAAAAATCACTGGCGGATTAAATGCGAATTATATGCAAAATTGATATTGGCAGTCATGGTTCATTCAATTCATCAGAAAGTACATTATTCTACCTGGACAATAAAGAAAAAAGAAATCAGTTTTGATAGTCTGTGGAAATATATTATTGCAAGAGCAGAATCATTGCACGGAGCTGTCAAGAAATCCGCATCTGAGTATGTCGCCATAATAAATTCATCGCTTCCTTCAATCATAAAAGTTTGCGAAAAATATCATCAGCCATCACGAAAAACAACGCTGCAAATGATAGACGAGATGATTGGTGATGTTCAACATTTTAAAATTATAGGAAAAAAT